A DNA window from Ctenopharyngodon idella isolate HZGC_01 chromosome 10, HZGC01, whole genome shotgun sequence contains the following coding sequences:
- the wscd1b gene encoding WSC domain-containing protein 1 isoform X1 — MAKPSFLRRAQLLLFFLGVAYIMAGSVLLLQRSSVVTFQRDTETMALPSLPAPPRALEVPPARWLYRRNVIQNMENQPLEQTGDIMDQKHLISRNLEIRHLRRHWFHGNAEQKISSKHNLSHKEARHKGTYIGCFINNETEHALGGTILYDFRKMTSALCQDTCSESGFRYAGLEYGAECHCGNRVCSRRARGEDCNLDCRGEKGSPCGGVERMSVYRVEDRLPGQRRYRTVHYHGCYKRPKNSTTDFLIQTSGPTHTLQQCIETCTDQDLPLALLKGQDCFCSHAPFLFTIQMSEQEHMCERGNQTNHTSPYDLDYYWVYSTPVLDATCKERTFLPQKSRTLVALSSFPGAGNTWLRHLIELATGFYTGSYYFDGSLYNKDFYISAGFKGEKDYWQSGRVICVKTHESGQREIEMFDSAILLLRNPYRSLIAEFNRKCAGHLGYASDVHWRSKEWSEFVDSYSTWWVSHALAWLRFAHRLLVVHFENLQKDLVPQLKTITTFLNISIPEERLLCTESNRDGHFKRSGSRSLTFDHFTPEMRARIDEYIHTVDKALRDRNLSGLPQEYVPR; from the exons ATGGCCAAGCCATCCTTTTTAAGAAGAGCTCAGTTGCTCCTGTTTTTTCTGGGTGTGGCTTACATCATGGCAGGAAGCGTGTTACTGCTTCAGCGCTCCAGTGTGGTAACATTTCAGAGAGACACGGAGACCATGGCACTCCCTTCCCTACCAGCGCCACCTAGAGCCCTGGAAGTACCTCCTGCCAGGTGGTTGTACAGGAGGAACGTCATCCAGAATATGGAGAACCAACCTCTTGAGCAGACAGGTGATATAATGGACCAGAAGCACCTCATATCTCGTAACCTGGAAATCAGGCATCTGAGACGCCATTGGTTTCACGGTAATGCTGAACAGAAAATCTCTTCTAAACATAATCTGTCACACAAGGAAGCCAGACATAAAG GGACCTACATTggatgttttataaacaatgaAACGGAGCATGCACTCGGCGGGACCATTCTTTATGATTTCCGTAAAATGACCAGCGCCCTGTGTCAGGACACCTGCTCAGAGAG TGGGTTCCGGTACGCTGGGCTGGAGTATGGAGCGGAGTGCCATTGTGGCAATCGGGTCTGTTCCCGCCGGGCTCGGGGAGAGGATTGTAATCTGGATTGCCGGGGAGAGAAAGGATCCCCTTGCGGAGGGGTGGAGCGCATGTCTGTTTACAGGGTTGAGGACCGTCTTCCGGGACAGAGAAGAT ACAGAACTGTGCACTACCACGGCTGTTACAAGAGGCCAAAGAACTCTACCACTGACTTCCTGATCCAGACCTCTGGGCCGACACACACTCTTCAGCAGTGTATCGAGACCTGTACAGATCAG GACCTTCCATTGGCCCTTTTGAAAGGGCAGGACTGTTTCTGCAGCCATGCCCCATTTCTCTTCACAATCCAGATGAGTGAACAGGAACACATGTGTGAGAGGGGCAACCAAACAAACCACACTTCCCCTTATGACCTGGACTACTACTGGGTGTACAGTACTCCTGTGTTAG ATGCAACATGCAAAGAAAGGACATTTCTGCCCCAGAAGTCCAGGACTCTCGTGGCCCTGTCCAGCTTTCCAGGGGCAGGAAACACCTGGTTACGTCACCTGATTGAACTCGCCACAGGATTCTATACCGGCAGCTATTACTTTGACGGATCTCTGTACAACAAAG ATTTCTACATCTCTGCAGGTTTTAAAGGAGAGAAGGATTACTGGCAGAGCGGGAGAGTCATCTGCGTCAAGACTCACGAAAGCGGCCAGCGAGAGATCGAAATGTTCGACTCTGCCATCCTGCTGTTGCGAAACCCCTATCGCTCTCTAATAGCAGAGTTCAACCGAAAGTGTGCCGGACACCTGGGCTACGCATCGGACGTTCACTGGAGGAGCAAAG agtGGTCTGAGTTTGTGGACAGCTATTCAACCTGGTGGGTGTCTCACGCTCTGGCCTGGTTGCGATTTGCCCACCGCCTGCTGGTGGTACACTTTGAaaatcttcagaaagatctagTCCCTCAGTTAAAGACTATCACCACTTTCCTGAACATCAGCATTCCTGAGGAAAGACTCCTATGCACGGAGAGCAACAGAGACGGCCATTTCAAACGCTCTGGGTCTCGTAGCCtgacttttgaccacttcaccCCTGAGATGAGAGCTCGTATAGATGAATACATCCACACAGTAGATAAAGCCCTCAGAGACAGAAACCTCAGCGGCCTTCCACAGGAATACGTGCCCAGGTGA
- the wscd1b gene encoding WSC domain-containing protein 1 isoform X2, protein MAKPSFLRRAQLLLFFLGVAYIMAGSVLLLQRSSVVTFQRDTETMALPSLPAPPRALEVPPARWLYRRNVIQNMENQPLEQTGDIMDQKHLISRNLEIRHLRRHWFHGNAEQKISSKHNLSHKEARHKGTYIGCFINNETEHALGGTILYDFRKMTSALCQDTCSESGFRYAGLEYGAECHCGNRVCSRRARGEDCNLDCRGEKGSPCGGVERMSVYRVEDRLPGQRRYRTVHYHGCYKRPKNSTTDFLIQTSGPTHTLQQCIETCTDQDLPLALLKGQDCFCSHAPFLFTIQMSEQEHMCERGNQTNHTSPYDLDYYWVYSTPVLDATCKERTFLPQKSRTLVALSSFPGAGNTWLRHLIELATGFYTGSYYFDGSLYNKGFKGEKDYWQSGRVICVKTHESGQREIEMFDSAILLLRNPYRSLIAEFNRKCAGHLGYASDVHWRSKEWSEFVDSYSTWWVSHALAWLRFAHRLLVVHFENLQKDLVPQLKTITTFLNISIPEERLLCTESNRDGHFKRSGSRSLTFDHFTPEMRARIDEYIHTVDKALRDRNLSGLPQEYVPR, encoded by the exons ATGGCCAAGCCATCCTTTTTAAGAAGAGCTCAGTTGCTCCTGTTTTTTCTGGGTGTGGCTTACATCATGGCAGGAAGCGTGTTACTGCTTCAGCGCTCCAGTGTGGTAACATTTCAGAGAGACACGGAGACCATGGCACTCCCTTCCCTACCAGCGCCACCTAGAGCCCTGGAAGTACCTCCTGCCAGGTGGTTGTACAGGAGGAACGTCATCCAGAATATGGAGAACCAACCTCTTGAGCAGACAGGTGATATAATGGACCAGAAGCACCTCATATCTCGTAACCTGGAAATCAGGCATCTGAGACGCCATTGGTTTCACGGTAATGCTGAACAGAAAATCTCTTCTAAACATAATCTGTCACACAAGGAAGCCAGACATAAAG GGACCTACATTggatgttttataaacaatgaAACGGAGCATGCACTCGGCGGGACCATTCTTTATGATTTCCGTAAAATGACCAGCGCCCTGTGTCAGGACACCTGCTCAGAGAG TGGGTTCCGGTACGCTGGGCTGGAGTATGGAGCGGAGTGCCATTGTGGCAATCGGGTCTGTTCCCGCCGGGCTCGGGGAGAGGATTGTAATCTGGATTGCCGGGGAGAGAAAGGATCCCCTTGCGGAGGGGTGGAGCGCATGTCTGTTTACAGGGTTGAGGACCGTCTTCCGGGACAGAGAAGAT ACAGAACTGTGCACTACCACGGCTGTTACAAGAGGCCAAAGAACTCTACCACTGACTTCCTGATCCAGACCTCTGGGCCGACACACACTCTTCAGCAGTGTATCGAGACCTGTACAGATCAG GACCTTCCATTGGCCCTTTTGAAAGGGCAGGACTGTTTCTGCAGCCATGCCCCATTTCTCTTCACAATCCAGATGAGTGAACAGGAACACATGTGTGAGAGGGGCAACCAAACAAACCACACTTCCCCTTATGACCTGGACTACTACTGGGTGTACAGTACTCCTGTGTTAG ATGCAACATGCAAAGAAAGGACATTTCTGCCCCAGAAGTCCAGGACTCTCGTGGCCCTGTCCAGCTTTCCAGGGGCAGGAAACACCTGGTTACGTCACCTGATTGAACTCGCCACAGGATTCTATACCGGCAGCTATTACTTTGACGGATCTCTGTACAACAAAG GTTTTAAAGGAGAGAAGGATTACTGGCAGAGCGGGAGAGTCATCTGCGTCAAGACTCACGAAAGCGGCCAGCGAGAGATCGAAATGTTCGACTCTGCCATCCTGCTGTTGCGAAACCCCTATCGCTCTCTAATAGCAGAGTTCAACCGAAAGTGTGCCGGACACCTGGGCTACGCATCGGACGTTCACTGGAGGAGCAAAG agtGGTCTGAGTTTGTGGACAGCTATTCAACCTGGTGGGTGTCTCACGCTCTGGCCTGGTTGCGATTTGCCCACCGCCTGCTGGTGGTACACTTTGAaaatcttcagaaagatctagTCCCTCAGTTAAAGACTATCACCACTTTCCTGAACATCAGCATTCCTGAGGAAAGACTCCTATGCACGGAGAGCAACAGAGACGGCCATTTCAAACGCTCTGGGTCTCGTAGCCtgacttttgaccacttcaccCCTGAGATGAGAGCTCGTATAGATGAATACATCCACACAGTAGATAAAGCCCTCAGAGACAGAAACCTCAGCGGCCTTCCACAGGAATACGTGCCCAGGTGA
- the wscd1b gene encoding WSC domain-containing protein 1 isoform X3, whose amino-acid sequence MSVYRVEDRLPGQRRYRTVHYHGCYKRPKNSTTDFLIQTSGPTHTLQQCIETCTDQDLPLALLKGQDCFCSHAPFLFTIQMSEQEHMCERGNQTNHTSPYDLDYYWVYSTPVLDATCKERTFLPQKSRTLVALSSFPGAGNTWLRHLIELATGFYTGSYYFDGSLYNKDFYISAGFKGEKDYWQSGRVICVKTHESGQREIEMFDSAILLLRNPYRSLIAEFNRKCAGHLGYASDVHWRSKEWSEFVDSYSTWWVSHALAWLRFAHRLLVVHFENLQKDLVPQLKTITTFLNISIPEERLLCTESNRDGHFKRSGSRSLTFDHFTPEMRARIDEYIHTVDKALRDRNLSGLPQEYVPR is encoded by the exons ATGTCTGTTTACAGGGTTGAGGACCGTCTTCCGGGACAGAGAAGAT ACAGAACTGTGCACTACCACGGCTGTTACAAGAGGCCAAAGAACTCTACCACTGACTTCCTGATCCAGACCTCTGGGCCGACACACACTCTTCAGCAGTGTATCGAGACCTGTACAGATCAG GACCTTCCATTGGCCCTTTTGAAAGGGCAGGACTGTTTCTGCAGCCATGCCCCATTTCTCTTCACAATCCAGATGAGTGAACAGGAACACATGTGTGAGAGGGGCAACCAAACAAACCACACTTCCCCTTATGACCTGGACTACTACTGGGTGTACAGTACTCCTGTGTTAG ATGCAACATGCAAAGAAAGGACATTTCTGCCCCAGAAGTCCAGGACTCTCGTGGCCCTGTCCAGCTTTCCAGGGGCAGGAAACACCTGGTTACGTCACCTGATTGAACTCGCCACAGGATTCTATACCGGCAGCTATTACTTTGACGGATCTCTGTACAACAAAG ATTTCTACATCTCTGCAGGTTTTAAAGGAGAGAAGGATTACTGGCAGAGCGGGAGAGTCATCTGCGTCAAGACTCACGAAAGCGGCCAGCGAGAGATCGAAATGTTCGACTCTGCCATCCTGCTGTTGCGAAACCCCTATCGCTCTCTAATAGCAGAGTTCAACCGAAAGTGTGCCGGACACCTGGGCTACGCATCGGACGTTCACTGGAGGAGCAAAG agtGGTCTGAGTTTGTGGACAGCTATTCAACCTGGTGGGTGTCTCACGCTCTGGCCTGGTTGCGATTTGCCCACCGCCTGCTGGTGGTACACTTTGAaaatcttcagaaagatctagTCCCTCAGTTAAAGACTATCACCACTTTCCTGAACATCAGCATTCCTGAGGAAAGACTCCTATGCACGGAGAGCAACAGAGACGGCCATTTCAAACGCTCTGGGTCTCGTAGCCtgacttttgaccacttcaccCCTGAGATGAGAGCTCGTATAGATGAATACATCCACACAGTAGATAAAGCCCTCAGAGACAGAAACCTCAGCGGCCTTCCACAGGAATACGTGCCCAGGTGA